A single window of Microbispora hainanensis DNA harbors:
- a CDS encoding TetR family transcriptional regulator has translation MPRSGAEARRRLQQAALELYRERGFDQTTTAEIAARAGVNERTFFRHFPDKREVLFDGEADLRAALTQSVAEAPDDLQPLEILLRAFRKAEGILEGNRPFAEPRLRVIAETPALRERDLAKAASMSEALAEALRRRGVPDRLAGLAAQTGWAAFHHAMRDWIDDPSRSLDAHLLQAFDDLRALSLTVPPAQASTQASALAQARPGD, from the coding sequence GTGCCACGAAGCGGAGCAGAAGCGCGCCGCCGTCTTCAGCAGGCGGCCCTGGAGCTATATCGGGAACGCGGGTTCGACCAGACCACCACCGCCGAGATCGCCGCCAGGGCCGGCGTGAACGAGCGCACGTTCTTCCGGCACTTCCCGGACAAGCGCGAGGTGCTCTTCGACGGCGAAGCCGACCTGCGCGCCGCGCTGACACAGTCGGTGGCCGAGGCGCCTGATGACCTGCAGCCGCTCGAAATCCTGCTCCGCGCCTTCCGGAAGGCCGAAGGGATTCTCGAGGGCAACCGCCCGTTCGCCGAACCACGCCTGCGGGTCATCGCGGAGACGCCGGCACTGCGGGAACGCGATCTGGCCAAGGCCGCGTCGATGAGCGAGGCCCTGGCGGAGGCGCTGCGGCGGCGCGGCGTCCCCGACCGGCTGGCCGGCCTGGCCGCGCAGACCGGCTGGGCCGCCTTTCACCATGCCATGCGGGACTGGATCGACGACCCCTCGCGGAGCCTGGACGCACATCTTCTCCAGGCCTTCGACGACCTGCGCGCCCTCTCCCTGACCGTCCCACCGGCACAGGCATCAACGCAGGCATCGGCGCTGGCGCAGGCGCGGCCCGGAGACTGA